A stretch of DNA from Saccharomycodes ludwigii strain NBRC 1722 chromosome I, whole genome shotgun sequence:
ATTTAGTTagtttattcaaaaaaaaaatacaaatgtatttattataacaaacaaaaattagtGTGTGCCGGTTAAGTGGCTAATGGAGTGATATGAAAATGATTTcacaaaatttaaaaataaaaaaaaaaaaattaaaattatagagTAAAACAATAGATTAAGACaatgttatattttttgttattctaGTAgcctaataataatactacgtataaacaataaattcTAACagtaattaataataatttataacaTTCCtgcttatttttataacaaacaaaaaacaaaaaaagatacaagatttattcaataataaatattattattattttgccTCCACCGTTTTTAatcacaattttttttcttcttttaaatcACTACTAGCTGAGAAGCATTGCACCTAATATTCGcatcatatatatatatatatttaaatacttTCCATATTCCCTCCCTTCCCCCTCATCTTTCCCAGGAACAGTaacttttatcatttaGTTTCATTATTAAGGGTTGTAAGCTGGTGataaatatgaatatagttactccttttttttaaaggaaaggaaataaaaaaaaaaaaattaacgcATACTCAGaactaataaaactaaGAAATATTTGTAGTCTAAAGCACAACAATCGTTTCTTTTCACTAAAATGGACAATAAAGATTACTTGCTAAAAATTTAAGTTGTGGGTATTTAGGAAgaatgtttatttaaaaaacagGTTAATTTTTCGGTCCATcttatattatttctattctCTATTGAAAACATCCTGTCGTTTCGTACTTGCGATTCATTATAAATTCaggttctttttttttttttttttttttttttaatttcctcttttagtatttttttttggaaaactAAGAATTATTTTGAGATCTGTGTAtactattaaaataaacttaTGTAATTTGTGGGCTTCTCtcaatttgttttaaagatcttgttgttgttgttgttgttgttgttgttgttgttgttgctgttttttaattaaactAGACTAACCTCAAGCCATCTTACTCCCAATCATAGGTTAAGAAATGGGCTTTTTGTTCCATTACGGGATATGATATTGGTAATCTATTTcatgttttttcttgtcCGCTGCTCCTCTCAGTTGGTAATCCGATTTTGTTAATCGGATTCCCCAGAGAATGACCACTCCACGAAAAAGTCTTTGCTTTAGCTAGTATTAATGCATGTTCTTTTAAGCAATATACCCAGCTCATTAATTGAGTTCTGAATTCAACTAGTATCATATACATATCAATAGCAGAGACTGTATcctcatatatatatatatatatatttattattatatcatTATCTGTTTATTATCGTAATACTTTGTATTTGTTAGTATAATATTGGTCTTATTGCTGCGTTTGCATGTGATCTACAGCTTATCTGCATTATGTACGATAAGCGTGTGTCTCAGCAATATATaatacacacacacatatacatatatatatatatatatattttttttgactaTTAACatcacttttattattgttgcgtgttttttttttttttttttttctggaaaaatattatgcttgcattatattttcaattcgTACGTTCTTTGGAATAAGAATCAtgagaataataaaagtccTAGCAGgtaaatttattaagaatataaacaacaatgaaaaacaatacCACCTCTTCGAAATTTGCTGTCGAAGTCAATGATTTAAACTATCAATTTTCAGGTTCAACTCAAGAAGCTTTACACGATATAAAACTACAAATTCCATGGAATTCAAGAACTTTATTAATTGGTTCCAACGGTGCTGGGAAATCCACATTACTAAAATTATTAGCAGGTAAGCAATTATGCCTAACTGGtgaaatttttattaatggtATCAATCCTTTTTCATCTCAGTACAGAAATGAACAAGAATTTGGTATGAATACTTCGACTTATTTGGGAACAGAATGGTGCCACATGGAAATTATCAATAGAGATATTGGTGtattagaattattagACAGTATAGGATACACCAGGTTTTTCAAACAAAGAGGTGATGAAttgattaaaattttagaaGTCGATCTGGAATGGAGGATGCACAAATTAAGTGATGGACAAAAACGAAGAGTACAATTGGTAATGGGATTGTTAAAACcatttaaacttttattattggatgAAGTTACTGTTGATTTAGATGTTGTTGCAAGATCtaaattgttaaaatttttaaaattagaaacaGAGATTAGAGAGTGCAGTGTTATCTACGCCACACATATTTTTGATGGCTTGAATGAATGGCCTCTTCGATTAATTCATATGAGTAAAGGTTCTATTGTACAAGATGTcgattataaaaaaaatgttgtttttaGGAACGACAAGTCTGGTGGTGATATTGTTGGTACTAATGGCTCGGTTATAGAAGTGGAGATGTGCAAAAGTTTACATCCCTTAGCGTTGAAGTGGTTATTAAAAGATCAAAATACCGATTTATAAAGCCGATAAAGaggaaattttttatttaattattactattatttgtaATGTTGTTCCTGTCAATTGGTTTTAACCgctattttttctttttttttttccttttttagcTTTGGAATAACCTTTAAACGACATGTGTTTCgttcaaaaaaagaaaaaaaaagctattCCCCCACCCCTACCTTCgtttatttgataaattagACATATGTGTGATAATCTTTCAGTTTACTTTGATAAATATTGTagtttataaattaaacgtcacatgtttttatttaataagcctaatactttttttttttttaattttttctaagAAACATAGCTAGAAaacctttttatttatttatttattttctatagTAGTATTTATCGCAAACAACATTGAATTGTAGGCATATAGTCCTTTTGTTATACTACgtaaaaatctaaaaaaaaaaaaaaaaaaaaaaaatgagacGTGCTTTTCATTGAGTCgtttataaaaacatataatatatataatatatattgctTTTATAAACGAAcaagtaaaataatattacacCACAAGTTTATTTTGcgataaattttttatttttataaacggaaagaaaataataataaaaaaaaagagagagtAACTCacaaacttttttcttctccGCCTGTTTTAATAAGAGTAAAGTTGTTTCTGTCAGTTTGCGTTTTTCCtggtaaataaataaaatcgTTTAAGGAAATTtcgatatttttttttttttttttttttttcctttttttttttcaaaaacaactaaaattttcttttcaagaaattataaataaggCTAGTTTGTTCGACAGTTGACTATCTgatcgtttttttttttttttattcaccATTTCTGTCTTTTGTTCCTTTATTCTTCTCAAAACTAAGTCTCATTGTCAATATAAAGCGTCAAACCCATAAGCTTTAACACTcgaaagagaaagagaaagtAAAATACAGAAACACATTAAGCCATGGATTTAGTTTtagaattttttgattcaTACATATTGGATTATACATATGCCAAAACTTTGCCTTCATCGCTGGCTTCCAATTTTCCAAGACAATGGCAGTCTTCTCTATATTTGAATCCAGGCAATTCCACATTGTTGAAAGAGGCTTCTGCTATGTTTGCTTCTAAATTACCAGCTGGTAATAACCCAGATGTATATGGGTATGTTCcttatttattcaaaatgTCTGATTATGCTTTTGAATCTTTATTACCACGTTACAATATTTTCAGACAAGCATTATCCTTGTTGGCCATTACCACTGTTTTCGGTTGGATTTTATATCTATTAACTGCTAGTTTCTCTtatgttttcattttcgATAAGGCTATATTCAATCACCCACGTTATTTGAAGAATCAAATGTCTTTAGAAATCAAGTTGGCCATGTCTGCTATTCCATTTATGGTTGCTTTGACTCTTCCATGGTTTTTGTTGGAGTTGCACGGTTATTCTAAATTGTATATGTCTATTGATGTGGAGAACCACGGTATTAGACAATTTTTGCTGGAGtacttttatttcattatGTTTACTGACTGtggtatttatttattacacAGATGGTTGCACTGGCCAACTGTCTACAAATATTTGCACAAGCCACACCACAAGTGGTTAGTTACCACCCCATATGCCTCCCACGCTTTCCATCCAGTTGATGGTTATTTCCAATCTTTACCATATCATCTTTATCCAATGTTATTTccattgaataaaatttcCTACTTGATTCTATTTacttttgttaatatttgGACAGTTATGATTCATGACGGTGAATACTTGGCTAATGATCCAGTTGTTAACGGTGCCGCTTGCCACACCGTTCATCATTTGTACTTCAATTACAATTATGGACAATTTACTACTTTGTGGGATAGATTGGGTGGTTCTTATAGGGAACCAGATCAAGAATTATTCGATAAAAGTTTAAAGAAGAGTGAAAAGACTTGGACTCAACAAGTTGAAAAGATGGaagctattaaaaaagttgtcGAAGGTGAGGATGATAGAATTTATGGTACTGAAGAAaggtttttgaaaaagacCCAATGATTCCTCTGTTTTCGCCTTGTCGtgactttttattttttttccttcccCTCGAAATATTCATAGTGTCTTCAAGGGTGTTGTTGCACTATCCCTTTTTTGTTGACCCTTCCACCGTCTTCCATTTcatgggaaaaaaaaatacatgtATGAATTTACACGACTTGTAATTTATTacatctattttattttattttaatttttttttttttacatatatatatatattaaattggGCGTTATCGATTGTAGCTAGCTTACAAAGATAACATTTTCTGTTTATGTGTATTTTTAGGGTCaatctttgtttttattttttatttttattttttatttttatttttattttttattttcttttacctgatgacttttttcttctgcgatattattttgaatttgaaaTCTGTTGATTTATGATGCTTTTATTATatcatattattttattaacgTTATTTATAGTTTATCTTTTGACCATTTATATTACATCAATGAATcgttttaactttttttttataataatatatgtaagtcaatatattaaaattggaAGTTACTTTTAAACTTGGTCAcataaatctttttttatttttacaattaaAGTGATGCAAgttaatgttatttttttttttttgtttcaaataataCCATTTTAGCATACATTTGTTTCTCACTCAGTCACTCACTCACCATTCATAGGCTTTAAGAATTATATACAATTCGGGTAAGTGATGACAAAATAAAGTAACAATctgaatatatttttttttttcatctcAATTCGGCAGCAgtacaaaaacaaataaggAGAATTGCTGATATACCAAATTACCTTAAAGTGCTAGCttttataaatacaaaagaaatagaaaagaaaaagagaaagaaaactaaaaaattatacg
This window harbors:
- the ERG3 gene encoding C-5 sterol desaturase (similar to Saccharomyces cerevisiae YLR056W | ERG3 | ERGosterol biosynthesis), whose translation is MDLVLEFFDSYILDYTYAKTLPSSLASNFPRQWQSSLYLNPGNSTLLKEASAMFASKLPAGNNPDVYGYVPYLFKMSDYAFESLLPRYNIFRQALSLLAITTVFGWILYLLTASFSYVFIFDKAIFNHPRYLKNQMSLEIKLAMSAIPFMVALTLPWFLLELHGYSKLYMSIDVENHGIRQFLLEYFYFIMFTDCGIYLLHRWLHWPTVYKYLHKPHHKWLVTTPYASHAFHPVDGYFQSLPYHLYPMLFPLNKISYLILFTFVNIWTVMIHDGEYLANDPVVNGAACHTVHHLYFNYNYGQFTTLWDRLGGSYREPDQELFDKSLKKSEKTWTQQVEKMEAIKKVVEGEDDRIYGTEERFLKKTQ
- the CAF16 gene encoding putative ATP-binding cassette family ATPase CAF16 (similar to Saccharomyces cerevisiae YFL028C | CAF16 | CCR4 Associated Factor), producing the protein MKNNTTSSKFAVEVNDLNYQFSGSTQEALHDIKLQIPWNSRTLLIGSNGAGKSTLLKLLAGKQLCLTGEIFINGINPFSSQYRNEQEFGMNTSTYLGTEWCHMEIINRDIGVLELLDSIGYTRFFKQRGDELIKILEVDLEWRMHKLSDGQKRRVQLVMGLLKPFKLLLLDEVTVDLDVVARSKLLKFLKLETEIRECSVIYATHIFDGLNEWPLRLIHMSKGSIVQDVDYKKNVVFRNDKSGGDIVGTNGSVIEVEMCKSLHPLALKWLLKDQNTDL